tcacttacctcgcaccttttttctttgttttgttaCATTCACTTACCTTGcacctttttgtttgttttgttaccTTCACTTACCTCGCACCTTTTTTACCTTCACTTACCTTGCACCTTTTTTACCTTCACTTACCTTGCACCTTTTTTACCTTCACTTACCTTGCACCTTTTTTACCTTCACTTACCTCGCAcctatttttgtttgttttgtttttgattgtttttttacattcacTTACCTCAcacctttttgtttgttttgtttgttttgttaccttcacttacctcgcaccttttttctttgttttgttaCCTTCACTTACCTTGcacctttttgtttgttttgttaccTTCACTTACCTCGCACCTTTTTTACCTTCACTTACCTTGcacctttttgtttgttttgttaccTTTACTTACCTCGCAcctatttttgtttgttttgtttttgattgtttttttacattcacTTACCTCGcaccttttttttgttttgttaccttcacttacctcgcacctttttttgtttgttttgtttttgattgtttttttaccttcacttacctcacaccttttttgttttttaccttcacttacctcacaccttttttgttttttaccttcacttaccttgcaccttttttttttttttttttaccttcacttacctcacacttttttgtttgttttgttaccttcacttacctcgcacctatttttgtttgttttgtttttgattgtttttttacattcacTTAACTCGcacctttttttttgtttttttaccttcacttacctcgcacctttttgtttgttttgttatcTTCACTTACCTCGcacctttttttgtttgttttgtttttgattatttttttaccttcacttacctcacaccttttttgttttttaccttcacttacctcacacctttttttgttttttaccttcacttacctctcacctttttttttttttttttttttaagttatatttttgggccatttttgcctttattagaTAGACAGTGATTAAGGAGACgacaggaaagtatagggtggagagaggggtatgggattggcaaaggacctcgagccgggattcgaactcgggtcgccagaagtgcgtctgcaccatgtgtcggagcactgtccactacaccatcggctccgacacCTCTCACCTTTTTTAACTTCACTTACCTCACACCCAATTTTACTTTCACTTACCTCGCACCCTTTTTTACCTTCACTTACATCGCACCTTTTTTACCTTCACTTACCTCACACTTTTTTATCTTCACTTACCTTGCACCTTTTTACCCTTAGTAAGTAGGCTCTGGCTTGGCAGGCATGAGGTGAACAGGCTCTGGCTTGGCAGGCATGAGGTGAACAGGCTCTGGCTTGGGAGGCATGACGTGAGCAGGCTCTGGTTTGGCAGGCACTGAGCAGGTTCtgttaggggtgggcgatatctCGATTTTCAAACTATATCGatataatgtttatattaaattcTGATTTCGCCACTTTGCCTTCTCTGTGTGCTGTGCTCGCCCCCGCCTCCTTGCTTTTGTTCCCCTTCCCCTCGCGTGTTGTCTCATTTAACATGGCGGCGCCCACCACGAATAGATCTTCCATGATTCCGATTTACAcgtatattttactgtttaaaacggCTTAACAAGGGGAATACACTtcgtctttatgaaaagtgaattttataattttgcaaTAGACTCGCTGCAATTAACAGAAACCGTCGTAGCGACGGAGAACTTTAATCCATGATATTATATGTATTAATAGTATACTACTACCTATGTTGTACTTTAGTGCACTTGGAAAAAGTATACTAAATACCAGTAATACAGTAAAATTGTTTTTCAGTGTATTAAAAAGTTAATCTTAAGAAAtagacatgtttgtcctgtggggGGCTGTTGTAACTTCTCTCTGCATTTCAACAGGGAGGGGTGAATTGGGGACTGAgcagttggttgcaattcacaatctcacaaCTAGATGCTgttaaaaatctacacagtggaccaCTAAAGGTACAGtccatatttttgaaaataagctAATTTTCTAGCTCCTCTAGAGGTAAAATTTTGAGTTTTACCATTTCGTAATCCATTTTGcagatctctgggtctggtggtaccacttttagcatagcttagcacaatctgtATACAAtattattctggcgtaataatcaaggaactttgctgccgtaacatggctgtagcaggcgcaataatattatgcagcgcctgaaaatagtccccagctaggTAACTTTCAATGTGACAGGTGTCACTAAGTTTGTGTAGTTGCAGAGTTGCAGtcgggactattttcaggctctgcgtaatatcattgctccTGAGGGAGtctttgattattatgccataataagagtatagttcctggcCATATCGGCATAGAAACTCGCAagttcttagtacacgatgtaattacagaagagtcaaattttaaataggaaaaatatcgaaactctttggtcatttttcagcacgatgctaatggtctaatcagattcaatgaactatgctaagctatgctaaaagtggtaccgccagactctgagattagctgaatggattccaaaacggtaaaactcaattgtttaactctaggggagctggaaaatgaacatattttcaaaaaaagtggaatgtccctttaaggtatGGTAATATACCCAAAAGAGTACAACattgtaaaggtacaaaacagaACCTTAGGGTAGGCTACCACCCCAgcaacagaaaaggtacagttttgtacttttattctGACTGACAGTATATTAAATGCGTAAAATTTACTTAGTttacttaaatatattttgtgcacTTTTTTCACCTTggtatttaataattttttagtgaaattgctttaaaaaacaaacacatacaccCAAAAATCAAAGGAGAGACAATAGCTTGCAAGCCCAAAATGAAGAATCCAAATAAAAGATTCAAGTGGCACAAGGTATGAAATCAAACACTTTAGTGTCAATGACAATACAAAGAAACAGTCGTACATTTCATAAACGTTTCTCTGAGCAAGAGATTCTTGGCTACTCATTGAAATTAAATTTCAGGATGTGTAATAATGTGTGACAGTGGAAAACAACCTTCAGATTTTTTTGAATAGCGCAACTATACTTGAAAACATCCACAAATAATTAAGGAGCTctgatgcaaaagctgctaaacgtcacctctgtcaaaaaatgagataatgaaatTAACCGAATGCTATCAGCACTGAAATACTTTTGCTCCAAATCCGCTTATAATTCCAGCCTCAGGCTATTCACAAAAACTGCTTTATTGGAAAAATccagagtctgataaaaaatgaaaattttcaagaaaacacgTCAGACACAcctagagggttttgcatcagAGCTCTTCAATTGTTCCTGATACAAAATGGAAATTAACTGAAGCCCTGACTCGTAATCAAAAGTAGCTAAATGACATTGAAATTAAGAGCTAATGCAATGCATTTATGTTGATGAGCATTGTGAcataaatagtttatttttagcTGCTTAAAGTAGCCGTGAAGATGCTCAGACACACCGCAACACAAGCATACATCCACATGCATCCAGACAACATATAGTTAATGTTTGTCATATCAAATAAGTACACCACATAAGATGTAAAAACTCGAACCCTGTCCAGATGAAAACAAAGACTGACACAAACATGAATACCGATTAGCATCTGCACTATACATTgtactagactacagcagactAGTACTATTACCAACTGTTTAACGACTGACTTATACTACATAAACATTTTACATGCTTAACAGTCAGTCCATGAAAGATGCATGCACAAATCCAATAGGATTCTAATGAGAAGGTACAGGTGCTGTTAGCACACAGTGTAAGACAGGTGGAGTTCACACATGGCGTCCACTGGTTCTCCTGAAAACTTACATTGATAGCTCATATCGAGCAGGGGAAAGTCTTTTAGTCTGTCAGGTAAGTGATAAAAGATACAGAGAACCAGGACAGACGCTCGTCCCCAATGAAGGGATCCAATCACTCCAGAACTTCTAAAGCTTTTCTGGAACTTGTCGACATTCAAttaaaatcattattaaaaGTTCATAATGAAACAAAGGGTACCAATCTTCTCCACCAAAACCTGAATATTTGCACCTGCAGCTGTGTCCAGCAATACAGAGGTAAAAGTAGACTGGTTTATAGTCAATCTGAACAGCAGGATGTGGAGGTTGATGCGGTACACGTGTGTTCTGCAGTGCGATAAAATACAGTGAAGGGGTTTCATGATACAGCAGGATTAAAACCACTCGCTCCCCTCCATTATCGATTGGCAGTTCCTTTCATCCTGAAAAAAAGAAGTATCAGTTAACACTGGGTTTTCTTCTGTGTTATATAAAAAATGGGCACTTCTAACCActttatatacactcacctaaaggattattaggaacaccatactaatactgtgtttgaccccctttcgccttcagaactgcctaaattctacgtggcattgattcaacaaggtgctgaaagcattctttagaaatgttggcccatattgataggatagcatcttgcagttgatggagatttgtgcgatgcacatccagggcacgaagctcccgttccaccacatcccaaagatgctctatttggttgagatctggtgactgtgggggccattttagtacagtgaactcattttcatgtttaagaaaccaatttgaaattattcgagctttgtgacatggtgcattatcctgctggaagtagccatcataggatgggtacatggtggtcataagggacggacatggtcagaaacaatgctcaggtaggccatggcatttaaacaatgcctaattggcactaaggggcctaaagtgtgccaagaagaCATCCCCCAcatcattacaccaccaccaacagcctgcacagtggtaacaaggcatgatggatccatgttctcattctatttacgccaaattctgactctaccatctgaatgtctcaacagaaatcgagactcatcagaccaggcaacagcctctttttcctatttgtagtggagatgagtggtacccagtggggtcttctactgttgtagcccatccgtctcaaggttgtgcgtgttgtggcttcacaaatggtttgctgcatacctcggttgtaacaagtggttatttcagtcaaagttgctcttctttcatcttgaatcagtcggcccattctcctctgacctctagcatcaacaaggcattttcgccccgggactgccacatactggatgttttgcCCTTTTTTACACCAttttttgtaaaccctagaaatggttgtgcatgaaaatcccagtaaccgagcatattgtgaaatactcagaccggcctgtctggcaccaacaaccatgccacactcaaaattgcttaaatcacgtTTCGATCCCATTAtaacattcagtttggagttcaggagattgtcttgaccaggaccacacccctaaatgcattgaagcaactgccatgtgattggtcgattagataattgcactaatgagaaattgaacaggtgttcctaataatcttttaggtgagtgtatgtgtgcCACAATTATTGGCACCCCTATGAATTCACATTAGCCAAAGTATGTTCCCattgatttaaaaaagaaacatttagtACACCTGTTGACTAGAAACATGAAATTGGTGACGTCCGAAAGCTTAGCCAGCTAACTTGTTGCCTCACTCATGAAGTAATGAGTTcagaggcatgaaggcagctccgAAAAAAAGCATTCAGACAGACATCAATCATCACTTTTCTAAAGTATTaaacttttttatcaaaatgcaGAGACTTTGCATATGTATTAATACCTGTAGGAGATGGGCAAGAGAAGGTTGTTCTTCTTCAGAGCTTGCACTTTGCTGAGAGTCTGTGGGTCCAGGGCAATGTAACACCGTCGGGCGTAGTCCAAAAGTTTTTCTTTAGATGGGTCGAACTCGCCAACCTCAGCCACCTTCTCCGGTGCCACAAGCAGCAGCTCGGCTATGGGTGTGGTAGAGGCCACTGTGTTACGATCAACACCGTGGATCTGGAAGGCCTTGGACATGTTCTTGAGCCTCTGGTAAGTCACTAGGATCTTCTTATAGCGGAACAACACACCTGCTGCATCTTTCACTGGAACAAGATAGGAAAAATTATCCTTCCAAAATTATAGTTTTTGTGATTCTTGTACATATTTTCCACATTTACCTCTCTGTCTTTCCCTCCCTCTGGGAATTCTGAAGACCCTCCTCCTTTTAAGTGCCGGATGACTGCCGGTGGGTCTTCCGGTGATATTCCGAAGAGACATACTCTCTGATATCACATCCTCTCCGGACATCATTTCCTCCTCTTCTAAGTAACTATCCTCCAGGTATTCGTCCTCTTCATCTCCCAGAAGAGATAGAGATTCTGTGGAAGTAAACGAATATGTAAAGATAAGATTGTGTGATTActcatcaaaaataaaaattcacatTATTACATTACAAACCCACCTTGCAGTTCATTAAGTGACCGGTTGTTGCTACTGCAGCTGCTGCTTGTGCTTCCACCGCCGTGGCCCTGAAGAAGAGACTGAGGATGTGTGGGTCCGAACATTGAGTTTATCTGTGCGCCGACTGGACCGGGAGCCGAGCTCAGGACCTTGGGGTTGGCTGAGGTCTGCTGCTGGGTTGATCTCTGCTGAAATGTCTGACGGTTGACTGGCCGCTGACTCTCCGCTTGTTGATCTAAAATGTTAATGACTACATACTGACTTTATATTATAAGTAGATTCTTCCCATTATACAAAGGGAcattcaactttttttggaaaatatgctaaCTTTCAAGaggtaaacatttgattcttaccgttttggaatccattcagacgatctccgggtctggcggtaacaCTTTTAGTATAATTCATTGAAggtgattagaccattagcatcgtgttCAAAAATAacagtttcgatattttttgtAGTTACAACGAAACTACATTAATAAATTATATGAattgctattgaaagttaccaaggggactattttcatgcgctgtgtaatatcatttcgcctcctgcagccatgttacggcagcaaagtccttgattattacgccagaatgagagtatagttcctaaccatatcggcctagtacaaaatcgcaacttttaattttatgtctgtcttagtacacaatgtaactacagaagattcaagttttaaataggaaaaatatctaaactctttggttatttttttgtgcgatgctaatggtctaatcaaattcaatggattatgctaagctatgctaaaaatggggccagacccgaagatcagctgaatggattccaaaacgataaaaatcaaatgtttaactctaggggagctggaaaatgagcatattttttaaaaagtggagtgtccctttaacctgAATGAAAATATGATGCTTGCTTTGTTCATACTCTGAATCCAGTGACAATAAAAGTGCCAATTTACCCCGATCAGtttctcttcttcttctccaTGAAAAACCTCTAGAATCATTACCTGTGAGAAAAAGAGAATTTCTGTATCACTTTTACATTCACACGTTGTAAATAATAACATTTACCCGATTACACAAACATGTGAAATGGGATAGGGTGGAATATATGAAGTGCTCAGATGCAAAAGGGGCCTAACTATGCTGCCCTCCAAAGGCAAGTTGCAGTAACTACACATTTGATCAAAAGTAAGGCATAAAATGGTATTTGTTATGTCAGGTCTCCTGTTCAATTCTGTCCCATTTTAGAGAAACGAGTGTAtcaaaattgcagtaacatgtttTACTGGCTGGTGTAAAAACTTTAAGGGTATTTTTCCGGTTTTAATGTTTGTGTAGTAACTGCGCTTTGCCTTTGTAAAACACTATGATACCATAACTATGCAAATTACCCCCAAACCCATTTCATTCTATTAAATAAATGGCAACCCTTTCAATCTCTGctacaatttttcattgtttaatTAGCTCAATTTGTGCCTGCTTCGTGATTTCTGCCATACCGTTGCTCTCCTGACTCTTGGTTGAGAAGATAAAGCGATCGAGCTGGCAGCGCAGGAagtctctctcttcctccaggTCCTCGATGCGTTTCTGCAGCCATGAGTTTTTTTCCAGTGAGATCTGCAGTTGTGTGCGCAGGTTTGTGATCAACAGGTACGAGCTGCCCGGTGCTGGTGCATCATTACCTGTATCACATCATAGAGGAACACAAGTATGTACTAAAGTTTTCATATTAACATACAGCACTTACAATATAATGTTCATTAAAAGAtttatatgtaaggaataattgacgacgggccattgaattattcgaaaataatacACACCCAGGGTGGTAATCATGTCGTGCCTTTACACataccacggggctgttgaatgctttattctgattggttgagaaatgttctacgggtatgcattatttttcaataaacgcacaactgatttgtcaaatgtcttaaaataaccatcaGAGCAATGTCTCAGGAATGTCTGCattaaccgtggtataagcggaatagcTGACTCCTGTCCTTTgaattatgtaaggaataattgacgacaagTCGTTGAATTATtctaaaataatgcacacccaagatgGTTGCCAAGAAATTggtctggtggttattttaagacatttgacaggttgtGCGTTTAcgcaaaaataatgcatactcgtagaacatttctcaaccaatcaaaataaagcatACAACAGCCCCATGctataagaaataaaaaataatttacgaCAGGACATTGAATATTTTGAACATAATGCACACTCAAGGTGGCACATTGCAAAGTGGAGTGCTGTTACACCATGGTTCCctcaaacattgctctggtggttatgttaagacatttgacaggttaggtgtgcatattactcagaaaaataatcaacaccaaTTGAACATTTATCAACCAATTAGAATAAAGCATTtgacagacccgtggtataatggATAATAACTAACCACCTTCAAAGTTTTGGTCGTTTTGGTTGTAAAAGGCCCCCTGATGTTCAAAGTTGTTATCTTCAAAGGGAATCGAGATTTCATATGCGTCCTCATTTTTGGGAGCTGAAAATGATGAATAAAGACATAGGATGTACATTAGTATTTTTGACACGTTTACAGGTGTCATGGTGAGTTATGATGTACATCAGCTCACGTGTCAATATTACCAAATGTAATTATTGCGCGTGTACTCACTCTGTAGCTCTCGTGAACTCGCGTGCTTCCTCGTGGCTGGATCCGCATCATTCATATTTCCGTCAGTTTTGATCTAGGAGCAAACACACAAGCGAAAACTCTTCATATCTTTACTTCATCAGTAGATccataaatttgtataaatgtTTCAATATGTGCATGCAAAATGCAAACGTTCGTGCATCTGCATATCCCATAAACGAGATGATGGTTAGAGCTGTCAGGTTATGACAAGCATCCTCAACAACAGTCCATGATGAGTAGCAGAGTCCCAGTGACTCCCAAAACCAGCCATTCACAACAAAGCTAAAGGCTAGATATGGTTATGACATGGGCTGTAACTTACtcagtaaaataaaacatattagGTGCGAGCATGGTGCATTTCTTTGGTGCGTTAAGATCATAATCAAACTGGCTAATACATTAATTAAGCTAGCATGTACACACAGTCGTTTCTCATCGCTTACTACACAGAAAAACGTAATAAACTTGTGCACAAAACCCGTACAAACCGTTTTTCACACGTGAACGTGCTCGTCTTTCACATACGTGAAGTGTATCTTAATGCACTTTCATCTGTCTGGATATTTTTAAAGAGTTCGCGTGCTAACAATAACAATTAAATCGACCCAAACAGCTGCGAAGACAGAAACAGCCCACCCGGGACGTagcatttcaaaataaaagccttTAAAGGGAAAAACCTTTAGGATATTAAGTTAATTTGTTacctaaaatatttaagtacaaGGATAAAATTAAGAAGTCTTATTTTGAatcttatatttttttctgttttaattacaAATACGCAGATAATATGGATAAATTACCCATGATATAGGCTTCccctgatttaaaaaaaaatgtagtctTTGAATTTTTCATGATTGTGCTTTATTTCATAAACTTTCATAAACTGTTTAAACCCAAAGCATCATGGAATAACATTGTGAAAAAACAGTCGTTATAAATTACAAATATTGTACCTTTGTGACGCAGGGATGACGTACCTGCTGAAAGAAATAAAAcgattacagaaaattctaatggtttccattaaaataccataGGAACCAtaagcttttaccattaaaaccacttcactgtagtgtgttttgggccatatttcattagaaccaataaaattcccaata
Above is a window of Paramisgurnus dabryanus chromosome 13, PD_genome_1.1, whole genome shotgun sequence DNA encoding:
- the ccdc106a gene encoding coiled-coil domain-containing protein 106a isoform X2, which gives rise to MNDADPATRKHASSRELQTPKNEDAYEISIPFEDNNFEHQGAFYNQNDQNFEGNDAPAPGSSYLLITNLRTQLQISLEKNSWLQKRIEDLEEERDFLRCQLDRFIFSTKSQESNGNDSRGFSWRRRRETDRDQQAESQRPVNRQTFQQRSTQQQTSANPKVLSSAPGPVGAQINSMFGPTHPQSLLQGHGGGSTSSSCSSNNRSLNELQESLSLLGDEEDEYLEDSYLEEEEMMSGEDVISESMSLRNITGRPTGSHPALKRRRVFRIPRGRERQRVKDAAGVLFRYKKILVTYQRLKNMSKAFQIHGVDRNTVASTTPIAELLLVAPEKVAEVGEFDPSKEKLLDYARRCYIALDPQTLSKVQALKKNNLLLPISYRMKGTANR
- the ccdc106a gene encoding coiled-coil domain-containing protein 106a isoform X1: MNDADPATRKHASSRELQTPKNEDAYEISIPFEDNNFEHQGAFYNQNDQNFEGNDAPAPGSSYLLITNLRTQLQISLEKNSWLQKRIEDLEEERDFLRCQLDRFIFSTKSQESNGNDSRGFSWRRRRETDRVINILDQQAESQRPVNRQTFQQRSTQQQTSANPKVLSSAPGPVGAQINSMFGPTHPQSLLQGHGGGSTSSSCSSNNRSLNELQESLSLLGDEEDEYLEDSYLEEEEMMSGEDVISESMSLRNITGRPTGSHPALKRRRVFRIPRGRERQRVKDAAGVLFRYKKILVTYQRLKNMSKAFQIHGVDRNTVASTTPIAELLLVAPEKVAEVGEFDPSKEKLLDYARRCYIALDPQTLSKVQALKKNNLLLPISYRMKGTANR
- the ccdc106a gene encoding coiled-coil domain-containing protein 106a isoform X3; amino-acid sequence: MNDADPATRKHASSRELQTPKNEDAYEISIPFEDNNFEHQGAFYNQNDQNFEGNDAPAPGSSYLLITNLRTQLQISLEKNSWLQKRIEDLEEERDFLRCQLDRFIFSTKSQESNGNDSRGFSWRRRRETDRVINILDQQAESQRPVNRQTFQQRSTQQQTSANPKVLSSAPGPVGAQINSMFGPTHPQSLLQGHGGGSTSSSCSSNNRSLNELQESLSLLGDEEDEYLEDSYLEEEEMMSGEDVISESMSLRNITGRPTGSHPALKRRRVFRIPRGRERQRVKDAAGVLFRYKKILVTYQRLKNMSKAFQIHGVDRNTVASTTPIAELLLVAPEKVAEVGEFDPSKEKLLDYARRCYIALDPQTLSKVQALKKNNLLLPISYRY